CGAGATACTCTTTGACAACTACATCACCTTCGAGAGGACTGAGGGCGTTGGGGTCATGGACAAGAAGTTCGCCCTCAAGCACGCCGTCACCGGCCCGAACCTCAGGGCCGTTGGAGTCCCCTACGACGTCAGAAAGGACGACCCCTACTACCTCTACCCCGAGCTTGATTTTGAAGTGCCGGTTCTCAAGGAAGGTGACAGCCTTGCCAGGGTTCTCGTAAGGAGGTACGAGCTGGAGCAGGACCTCTACATACTGGAGCAGCTCCTTGACATGGGGCCGCCGAGCGGGCCATACATGGTCAAGGATCCGAAGCTCAAGAACCTGCCGAGGTTCAAGGTTCCGGCCGGAGATGCCTTTGCCCACGTCGAGAGCACCAAGGGCGATTTTGGAGCATACGTTGTCAGCGATGGAAGCCACAAGCCATACCGCGTCCACATTAGAGGGCCAAGCCAGAGCCACGGCGTTACCGTGCTTGAAGAACTGCTCAAAGGCGCGCGCCTTGCCGATGTGCCGGTCATATTGAAGACCCTCGACAACTGCCCGCCCGACATAGACAGGTGATGGCAATGCCGGCGAGAGTAGTGGGTGAGGAAAAGGTCAAGATCAAGAAGTCCTTCGTCAAGCCCTGGATGGGGGTTAAGTACCTCTTCAAGAGGCCCGTCACTATAAAGATACCCTTCGAGAAGATAGACGCCGCACCAAAGTACAGGGGCTTTCACACCCTGGACTGGAAGAAGTGCGTTGGCTGTAACTTCTGCGGCCAGATATGCCCGGCAAGGGCAATAGAGATGACCTGGCTCGAAGTGGACGGAAAGATGGAGAAGAGGCCACACCCGAAGGTGGACTACGGCCGCTGTACCTTCTGCCAGTTCTGTGTTGACGTCTGTCCCACAGGGGCGCTCGGATTCAGTGAGAACTACATACTCACGACGGACGGAACGGAGGACGCGCTGGAACTCTTCGACTGGGTGCCCATTCACCCGGACAAGGTCAGGGAGCTCAACGAGAAGTTTGGGGACTACTACTTCCCGGTCGTCAAGATCGAGAGGCTCGAGGACGACACCTACCGCTACCACCTCCGCGATGGTGACGTGATTGAGTTCAAGATACTCGGCTACGGCATAAGACCTCCCAAGAAGCCGGCGGCAAAGCCTTCACAGAAGTCGGTAGAGAAGAAAGAGGCCTCCACATCGGCGAAGAAGGAAGAGAAACCCGCCGGAAAGGCTGAGGCTAAATCTGGGGAGAAGAAGTGATCTTCTTCTTTTCTTTTGATCCCTTAGGTTTTCAGAAGCCCCTATGCTGGCGTAACCTTTTAAAGTGTTAAAGTCCAACAACCCATCGGGGTGATTCCGTGACAGTGAACATTAAGAGCGAAAAGAACTACGGATTGATAGGTTCAGTCCTTGTGATAGTCGGTGGGTTTCTGGGCATAATACCCTACATCGGGATAATAATGAGCACGGTTTCCCTCATTGGGCAGATTCTCATACTCCTCTCCCTCAAGGGAATAGGTGAAAAGCTCGGGGACGACAGGCCCTTTAAGTACTACCTTTATTCAGTCGTCTCGGGTATAGCAGGCGCCATCATCGCGATAGTCTTCATGGCCATTGGAATCCTCTCAATCCCGGCCTTCATCGATGAGGCCGACTCAATTTCCACCGTTGGAATAGCCTTCCTGGGCATCGGCGTCCTTGTCCTGCTGGCCGCGGCGATAGTTGGCATCTACTATGCCATCAAGACCTGGCGCACGATGTACGGGCTGACCGGCGTCGAGGAGTTCGATAAGACCGCGACGTGGATGCTGTGGGGTGCGGTGACCCTCGTCCTCTTCGGTCTCGGACTGATACTCCTCCTGGTTGCGGCCGTCTACCAGATACTGGCCTTCTCCAACCTCCCAGAGGAGATAGAGACTGGGGAGATGGCAACATCTGGCCAGATATTCTGACACTTTTCCATTTTTTGAATAAAGCTTTGAGATCTGAGTAATTATGGTGCCAAGTTCCCTCCCCATTCAAAGGGCAACTAAAAAAGAAGGATCAAATGATCCGATCCAGAACCATCGCGGTCAAAGCTCCAACTGCCATTCCGGATTCAAGTATGCTGGCTATCAACCTTGGAAAGCTGGCGAGGAACTCCGCCGGGAGCTGTGGAGCGCCGAGGCCCGCTATAAGCGAAGCGGCCAGTATCAGCGTGTTCCTGTCGTTGAACTCGACCCTCTCCTTTATCAGCCTCAGGCCGGTGACGCTTATCATGCCGTAGAGGGCCAGCGTGAGTCCGCCCAGCACCGGTGCGGGCATTGAGGCGAGAATCCCGGCGAACTTTGGAACCAGTGAGAGGAGTATGAGTATAACCGCTCCCACCCGAACCACGTGCCTGCTGCCCACCTTGGTGAGCGCAACGACGCCTATGTTCTCGGAGTAGCTCGTCGTCCCGCAGGCACCCAGAAGGCCCGCTATCGAACAGGCCAGGCCTTCGCTGCCGATTCCGCGCGCTATGTGCCTCTCGGTTATCTCCGAACCTGTGACGGTGGCTATGGCGTGATAGTCGCCCACACTCTCGATTATACTCACCATGAAGGCGAAGAGGAGCAGGACTATCGCCGTGGTG
This Thermococcus cleftensis DNA region includes the following protein-coding sequences:
- the nuoI gene encoding NADH-quinone oxidoreductase subunit NuoI; protein product: MPARVVGEEKVKIKKSFVKPWMGVKYLFKRPVTIKIPFEKIDAAPKYRGFHTLDWKKCVGCNFCGQICPARAIEMTWLEVDGKMEKRPHPKVDYGRCTFCQFCVDVCPTGALGFSENYILTTDGTEDALELFDWVPIHPDKVRELNEKFGDYYFPVVKIERLEDDTYRYHLRDGDVIEFKILGYGIRPPKKPAAKPSQKSVEKKEASTSAKKEEKPAGKAEAKSGEKK
- a CDS encoding DUF996 domain-containing protein, which translates into the protein MTVNIKSEKNYGLIGSVLVIVGGFLGIIPYIGIIMSTVSLIGQILILLSLKGIGEKLGDDRPFKYYLYSVVSGIAGAIIAIVFMAIGILSIPAFIDEADSISTVGIAFLGIGVLVLLAAAIVGIYYAIKTWRTMYGLTGVEEFDKTATWMLWGAVTLVLFGLGLILLLVAAVYQILAFSNLPEEIETGEMATSGQIF